Proteins from one Microbacterium sp. Root553 genomic window:
- the folP gene encoding dihydropteroate synthase, producing the protein MTGIWGIVNITPDSFSDGGRYFDVDRAVAHGLQLRADGATVLDIGGESTRPGAQRVGAEEEQRRVLPVIERLVAEGAPVSIDTLDASTAAAAVRAGARIVNDVSGGLADPDMLAAVAESGADYVIGHWRGFSDDMYAKAVYRRTAREVAGELQERMGETAASGIAPSRLILDPGIGFAKAGAQNWDVLRGLDEIVALGPRVLIGTSRKRFLAETLGADPAGVSEARHDLATAVTSALAARAGAWAVRVHDVSATRDALAVVRAWEG; encoded by the coding sequence ATGACCGGCATCTGGGGCATCGTCAACATCACCCCCGACTCGTTCAGCGACGGCGGGCGCTACTTCGACGTGGACCGCGCCGTCGCGCACGGCCTGCAGCTGCGCGCCGATGGAGCCACCGTGCTCGACATCGGCGGCGAGTCGACCAGGCCCGGCGCTCAGCGTGTCGGAGCCGAGGAGGAGCAGAGGCGTGTGCTGCCGGTGATCGAGCGGCTGGTCGCCGAGGGCGCTCCGGTGAGCATCGACACTCTCGACGCCTCGACCGCCGCCGCGGCGGTGCGAGCGGGGGCGCGGATCGTCAACGACGTGTCGGGCGGTCTCGCAGATCCGGACATGCTCGCGGCGGTCGCCGAATCCGGCGCCGACTACGTGATCGGGCACTGGCGCGGGTTCTCCGACGACATGTACGCCAAAGCGGTCTACCGCCGCACCGCCCGCGAGGTCGCGGGGGAGCTGCAGGAGCGGATGGGCGAGACCGCCGCATCCGGCATCGCCCCGTCGCGGCTCATCCTCGACCCGGGCATCGGCTTCGCGAAGGCGGGTGCCCAGAACTGGGACGTGCTGCGCGGACTCGACGAGATCGTGGCGCTGGGCCCGCGCGTGCTCATCGGCACCTCGCGCAAGAGGTTCCTCGCGGAGACCCTGGGCGCGGACCCCGCCGGGGTCTCGGAGGCCCGCCACGATCTCGCGACCGCGGTGACCAGTGCGCTCGCCGCCCGGGCCGGGGCGTGGGCCGTGCGCGTGCACGACGTGAGTGCCACACGGGACGCGCTCGCCGTCGTGCGCGCCTGGGAAGGATAG
- the folE gene encoding GTP cyclohydrolase I — translation MAVDRARVERLTRELLEAIGEDPDRPGLKQTPARMGELYAEFFSGVGEDAAAPLAHTISVARGPAPDTLPSGAVLLRDIRFRSVCEHHLLPFAGRAHIAYLPGEQVVGLGALVRVVETLAARPQVQERLGEQIADTIAENLDTRGVLVVLDASHGCVTMRGGRQPEASTLTIAARGEYTDAVARAELIALIGASTGSAHA, via the coding sequence GTGGCTGTCGACCGCGCACGGGTCGAGCGGCTCACCCGTGAGCTGCTCGAAGCGATCGGCGAGGATCCGGATCGCCCGGGGCTGAAGCAGACCCCGGCGCGGATGGGCGAGCTGTACGCGGAGTTCTTCTCCGGAGTCGGGGAGGATGCCGCCGCCCCGCTCGCGCACACCATCAGCGTCGCGCGCGGTCCGGCGCCAGACACCCTGCCCTCGGGAGCCGTGCTGCTGCGCGACATCCGCTTCCGCTCGGTCTGCGAACACCACCTGCTGCCGTTCGCGGGACGGGCGCACATCGCGTACCTCCCCGGTGAGCAGGTCGTCGGCCTGGGCGCGCTGGTGCGCGTGGTCGAGACCCTCGCGGCCCGGCCGCAGGTGCAGGAACGTCTCGGCGAGCAGATCGCCGACACGATCGCCGAGAACCTCGACACCCGCGGGGTGCTGGTCGTGCTCGACGCGAGCCACGGCTGCGTCACGATGCGCGGCGGGCGTCAGCCGGAGGCGTCGACCCTGACGATCGCCGCGCGCGGCGAGTACACGGATGCGGTCGCTCGCGCCGAGCTCATCGCGCTGATCGGTGCATCGACCGGGTCGGCGCACGCATGA
- the ftsH gene encoding ATP-dependent zinc metalloprotease FtsH has protein sequence MDVKKLTRNPLIYVALIGLLLFGGFLLISNLGAPKQITTQEGLTLLSGKTVTEVVNTDGDQRVDMTLSKPFKGSENVQFYYVDARADEVVTAITSADPKDGFDDAVPRATWFDGILSLLLPLVLLGLLFWWLLSSMQGGGSKVMQFGKSKAKLVNKETPTVTFADVAGADEAIEELHEIKEFLQDPAKFQAIGARIPKGVLLYGPPGTGKTLLARAVAGEAGAPFYSISGSDFVEMFVGVGASRVRDLFNQAKENAPAIIFIDEIDAVGRHRGAGMGGGNDEREQTLNQMLVEMDGFDPNANVIVIAATNRPDILDPALLRPGRFDRQIGVDAPDLKGRQKILEVHAKGKPLAKSVDLEVVARKTPGFTGADLANVLNEAALLTARSNAQLVDNRALDEAIDRLIAGPQRRTRVMKDREKLITAYHEGGHALAAAAMNYTDPVTKITILPRGKALGYTMVLPLDDKYSVTRNELQDQLTYAMGGRVAEEIIFHDPTTGASNDIEKATSIARKMVIEYGMTTQVGPVKLGSEGGDMFVARDMGRGREYSEKVAERVDAEVRALIEQAHDEAYKVISANRDILDRLALALLEEETLDHNQIAEIFTEVRKLPERPLWLSSESRPVSDVPPIEVPKKVVPVAASVEAPATAPRTQPGSAGAGQARPATA, from the coding sequence ATGGATGTCAAGAAGCTCACTCGGAATCCGCTGATCTACGTCGCGCTGATCGGGCTGCTGCTGTTCGGCGGCTTCCTGCTGATCTCGAACCTCGGCGCCCCGAAGCAGATCACGACGCAGGAGGGGCTCACGCTCCTCTCCGGCAAGACCGTCACCGAGGTCGTGAACACCGACGGCGACCAGCGCGTCGACATGACCCTCTCCAAGCCGTTCAAGGGCTCCGAGAACGTGCAGTTCTACTACGTCGACGCCCGGGCCGACGAGGTCGTGACGGCGATCACCTCCGCCGACCCCAAGGACGGCTTCGACGACGCCGTCCCGCGTGCCACGTGGTTCGACGGCATCCTCTCGCTCCTCCTCCCGCTCGTGCTGCTCGGCCTGCTGTTCTGGTGGCTGCTCTCGTCGATGCAGGGCGGTGGCAGCAAGGTCATGCAGTTCGGCAAGTCCAAGGCCAAGCTCGTGAACAAGGAGACCCCCACGGTCACCTTCGCCGACGTCGCCGGTGCCGACGAGGCGATCGAGGAACTCCACGAGATCAAGGAGTTCCTGCAGGACCCGGCCAAATTCCAGGCGATCGGCGCCCGCATCCCCAAGGGCGTGCTCCTGTACGGCCCTCCCGGAACCGGAAAGACGCTGCTCGCCCGCGCCGTGGCCGGTGAAGCCGGTGCGCCGTTCTACTCGATCTCCGGCTCGGACTTCGTCGAGATGTTCGTCGGTGTCGGTGCCTCCCGAGTGCGCGACCTGTTCAATCAGGCCAAGGAGAACGCCCCCGCGATCATCTTCATCGACGAGATCGACGCCGTCGGCCGCCACCGCGGCGCCGGCATGGGCGGCGGGAACGACGAGCGCGAGCAGACGCTCAACCAGATGCTCGTCGAGATGGACGGCTTCGACCCGAACGCGAACGTCATCGTGATCGCGGCGACCAACCGCCCCGACATCCTCGACCCCGCGCTGCTGCGCCCAGGACGCTTCGACCGTCAGATCGGCGTCGACGCCCCCGACCTCAAGGGTCGGCAGAAGATCCTCGAGGTGCACGCCAAGGGCAAGCCGCTCGCGAAGAGCGTCGACCTCGAGGTCGTCGCCCGCAAGACCCCCGGCTTCACCGGTGCCGACCTCGCGAACGTCCTCAATGAGGCCGCGCTGCTGACGGCACGCTCGAACGCGCAGCTCGTCGACAACCGTGCTCTCGACGAGGCCATCGACCGTCTGATCGCCGGACCGCAGCGTCGCACCCGCGTCATGAAGGACCGCGAGAAGCTGATCACGGCGTACCACGAGGGCGGTCACGCGCTCGCCGCGGCGGCGATGAACTACACCGATCCCGTGACCAAGATCACGATTCTGCCCCGAGGCAAGGCCCTCGGATACACGATGGTGCTGCCGCTCGACGACAAGTACTCCGTCACCCGCAACGAACTGCAGGACCAGCTCACGTACGCCATGGGTGGGCGCGTGGCCGAGGAGATCATCTTCCACGACCCGACCACAGGTGCGTCCAACGACATCGAGAAGGCCACGTCGATCGCCCGCAAGATGGTCATCGAGTACGGCATGACGACGCAGGTCGGACCGGTCAAGCTCGGCTCCGAGGGCGGCGACATGTTCGTCGCCCGCGACATGGGACGCGGCCGCGAGTACTCCGAGAAGGTCGCCGAACGGGTCGACGCCGAGGTGCGCGCCCTGATCGAGCAGGCGCATGACGAGGCGTACAAGGTGATCAGCGCGAACCGCGACATCCTCGACCGCCTGGCCCTCGCCCTGCTCGAGGAGGAGACGCTCGACCACAACCAGATCGCCGAGATCTTCACCGAGGTGCGCAAGCTCCCCGAGCGGCCCCTGTGGCTGTCGAGCGAGTCGCGGCCGGTGTCGGACGTGCCCCCCATCGAGGTGCCGAAGAAGGTCGTGCCCGTCGCGGCATCCGTCGAGGCGCCCGCCACCGCTCCGCGCACGCAGCCCGGATCTGCGGGAGCCGGTCAGGCTCGACCCGCGACGGCCTGA
- the hpt gene encoding hypoxanthine phosphoribosyltransferase, translating to MRAAEIQDDLAQILVTEEEIIAKLDELAIQVAADYAGKEIILVGVLKGAVMVMADFARALPFHAPMDWMAVSSYGASTKSSGVVQIRKDLDTDLNGKHVLIVEDIIDSGLTLSWLLENFESRGAESIEVLALLRKPEAAKVVIDCKYVGFDIPTDFVVGYGLDYDERYRNLRDVAVLAPHVYS from the coding sequence ATGCGCGCCGCGGAAATCCAGGACGACCTTGCCCAGATCCTCGTCACCGAGGAGGAGATCATCGCGAAGCTCGATGAGCTCGCGATCCAGGTCGCGGCCGACTACGCCGGCAAGGAGATCATCCTGGTCGGCGTTCTCAAGGGCGCGGTCATGGTCATGGCCGACTTCGCTCGCGCACTGCCCTTCCACGCGCCCATGGACTGGATGGCCGTCTCGAGCTACGGCGCCAGCACCAAGTCGAGCGGTGTCGTGCAGATCCGGAAGGATCTCGACACCGATCTGAACGGCAAGCACGTGCTCATCGTCGAGGACATCATCGACTCCGGTCTCACGCTGAGCTGGCTGCTGGAGAACTTCGAGTCGCGCGGAGCGGAGTCGATCGAGGTGCTCGCGCTGCTGCGCAAGCCCGAGGCGGCGAAGGTCGTCATCGACTGCAAGTACGTCGGCTTCGACATCCCCACCGACTTCGTCGTGGGCTACGGACTCGACTACGACGAGCGCTACCGCAACCTGCGTGACGTCGCGGTGCTCGCGCCGCACGTCTACAGCTGA
- a CDS encoding DUF937 domain-containing protein, with the protein MALDDILTQVPVDDIAAKLGVSPDVARSAVEQGGAVLLGGLAKNASTAEGSTAIENALKRHEGRGGAAKVDDIDQTDGGKIVSHILGADEKKVTEKLTESKETAGIDFGALLPILAPIVMGLIANATKSKSAPSSTSGAQSGGGGIGDIIGGLLGGGASSGGGGIGDLLGGLFGGKK; encoded by the coding sequence ATGGCTCTTGATGACATCCTCACGCAGGTGCCGGTCGACGACATCGCCGCGAAGCTCGGCGTCTCGCCGGACGTCGCCAGGTCCGCGGTCGAGCAGGGCGGTGCCGTGCTGCTGGGCGGGCTGGCGAAGAACGCCTCGACCGCCGAGGGCTCGACGGCGATCGAGAACGCCCTCAAGCGCCACGAGGGCAGAGGCGGTGCGGCGAAGGTCGACGACATCGATCAGACCGACGGCGGCAAGATCGTCTCGCACATCCTCGGCGCCGACGAGAAGAAGGTGACGGAGAAGCTCACCGAGTCGAAGGAGACCGCCGGCATCGACTTCGGCGCGCTGCTCCCGATCCTCGCCCCCATCGTGATGGGGCTCATCGCCAACGCGACGAAGAGCAAGAGCGCACCGTCGAGCACCTCCGGGGCGCAGTCGGGCGGGGGCGGCATCGGCGACATCATCGGCGGCCTGCTCGGAGGCGGCGCATCGTCGGGCGGCGGCGGCATCGGAGATCTGCTGGGCGGGCTCTTCGGCGGCAAGAAGTAG
- the tilS gene encoding tRNA lysidine(34) synthetase TilS, whose product MPSLSPAIAEIRLAVRTALADLHEGSTVVVALSGGADSLALAAAAAFEGSRLGLRVRSVTVDHGLQDASDAVAARAAQTATSLGLDTLVVTVDVGAGGGPEAAARDARYRVLRDAAADAGAAAVLLGHTLDDQAETVLLGLARGSGAASLQGMAPVRDDDDGLRWVRPLLRVRRETTRAFCAASDLEFWDDPHNLEDRFARVRVRERVLPVLESELGPGIAEALARTAEQLREDAEAFDEMIHETIEDIVEHAEAGISVSVAALAANPAALRNRIIRLVVDSEFGVSLTRLQTLEVARLATDWTGQGPIDLPSCSAARIGGRIVFTAR is encoded by the coding sequence GTGCCCTCGCTCTCACCCGCCATCGCCGAGATCCGCCTCGCCGTGCGCACCGCGCTCGCCGATCTGCACGAAGGATCGACCGTCGTCGTCGCACTGTCGGGCGGAGCGGACTCGCTCGCGCTCGCCGCGGCCGCCGCGTTCGAGGGCTCCAGGCTCGGACTGCGGGTGCGCAGCGTCACGGTCGACCACGGGCTGCAGGACGCATCGGATGCCGTCGCCGCGCGCGCCGCGCAGACGGCGACCTCGCTCGGCCTCGACACTCTCGTCGTCACCGTCGACGTCGGTGCGGGGGGCGGCCCTGAGGCCGCCGCGCGGGATGCGCGCTACCGGGTGCTGAGGGACGCCGCAGCGGATGCCGGTGCCGCGGCCGTTCTGCTCGGGCACACCCTCGACGATCAGGCGGAGACCGTGCTGCTCGGCCTCGCCCGGGGCTCCGGTGCCGCCAGTCTGCAGGGCATGGCCCCGGTGCGCGACGACGACGACGGTCTGCGCTGGGTGCGCCCGCTACTGCGGGTGAGGCGGGAGACGACGCGGGCGTTCTGCGCGGCATCCGACCTGGAGTTCTGGGACGACCCGCACAATCTCGAGGATCGCTTCGCTCGGGTGCGCGTGCGGGAGCGGGTGCTGCCGGTTCTGGAATCCGAACTCGGGCCGGGCATCGCCGAGGCTCTCGCCCGCACGGCGGAGCAGCTGCGCGAGGACGCGGAAGCCTTCGACGAGATGATCCACGAGACGATCGAGGACATCGTCGAGCACGCGGAGGCGGGGATCTCGGTCAGCGTCGCAGCGCTCGCCGCGAATCCCGCGGCGCTGCGCAACCGCATCATCCGCCTGGTGGTGGACAGCGAGTTCGGTGTGAGCCTGACCCGGCTGCAGACTCTGGAGGTCGCGCGCCTCGCGACGGACTGGACGGGTCAGGGACCCATCGACCTGCCCTCGTGCTCCGCCGCTCGAATCGGCGGACGCATCGTCTTCACCGCGCGCTGA
- a CDS encoding TMEM175 family protein, whose amino-acid sequence MAEHASRSRTDGRFPPERFKAFVDAVVAIAMTLLILPLMEAVSEAASDTLTTVEFFSEHSSQLLSFGLSFVLIATFWMGHHRQYRDVEWITTPLLWINVAWMATIVWLPVPTAMVGQMDTDLLQPVVYIGTLIATQTTTLAGGVYLLRHPELGTTTPETLRAGIIGDLAAIILFLIALALAVFVPTVGYAGTLVLLLSGVFSRLLGRITRRRG is encoded by the coding sequence GTGGCAGAACACGCATCGCGATCCCGCACCGACGGCCGATTCCCTCCCGAGCGCTTCAAGGCCTTCGTCGACGCCGTGGTGGCGATCGCGATGACGCTGCTGATCCTCCCCCTGATGGAGGCGGTGTCGGAGGCGGCGTCCGACACGCTGACCACCGTGGAGTTCTTCTCCGAGCATTCGTCGCAGCTCCTGAGCTTCGGCCTGAGCTTCGTCCTGATCGCGACGTTCTGGATGGGACACCACCGGCAGTACCGCGACGTGGAGTGGATCACCACTCCGCTTCTGTGGATCAACGTGGCGTGGATGGCGACGATCGTCTGGCTGCCGGTGCCCACGGCGATGGTCGGGCAGATGGACACCGACCTGCTGCAGCCCGTGGTCTATATCGGCACCCTGATCGCGACGCAGACGACCACCCTCGCAGGTGGGGTCTACCTGCTGCGTCATCCCGAGCTCGGCACGACGACGCCCGAGACCCTGCGCGCCGGGATCATCGGCGATCTCGCCGCGATCATCCTGTTCCTGATCGCGCTGGCGCTCGCGGTCTTCGTGCCGACGGTCGGGTACGCCGGCACCCTGGTGCTGCTGCTCAGCGGAGTCTTCTCCCGGCTGCTGGGCCGCATCACGCGGCGTCGAGGCTGA
- a CDS encoding inorganic diphosphatase, producing MGAHDAVIEIPRGSRVKYEVDHETGRVHLDRVLYTTFGYPADYGYFDNTLGEDGDPLDVLVLLDHAIYPGVVVEVRPVAVLKMSDEAGGDDKLVAVLSKDPRWAHIQDIDDIAEYTKKEIAHFFEHYKDLEPNKWVKVDAWGDKAEAERILDEAIVRFGEQGH from the coding sequence ATGGGCGCACACGACGCCGTCATCGAGATCCCGCGCGGCAGCCGCGTGAAGTACGAGGTCGACCACGAGACCGGACGAGTTCACCTCGACCGCGTGCTCTACACGACCTTCGGGTACCCGGCCGACTACGGCTACTTCGACAACACGCTCGGCGAGGACGGCGATCCGCTCGACGTTCTCGTGCTGCTCGACCACGCCATCTACCCCGGCGTCGTCGTCGAGGTCCGCCCCGTCGCGGTTCTCAAGATGAGCGACGAGGCCGGCGGCGACGACAAGCTGGTCGCCGTGCTGTCGAAGGACCCGCGCTGGGCCCACATCCAGGACATCGACGACATCGCCGAGTACACGAAGAAGGAGATCGCGCACTTCTTCGAGCACTACAAGGACCTCGAGCCCAACAAGTGGGTCAAGGTCGACGCGTGGGGCGACAAGGCTGAGGCCGAGCGCATCCTCGACGAGGCGATCGTCCGTTTCGGCGAGCAGGGTCACTGA
- a CDS encoding peptidoglycan DD-metalloendopeptidase family protein, with amino-acid sequence MNDKHSPTDAAAAASDDCGCAPTPAESRAFWKDGAVSRRGALTLGALSVVALSAFGVTSGVNAAYAASYPSWDDVQNAMNNQSSKAAEVTRIEGLIQSLTQRVADAQAKAILAGEEYNTAQLAYFDSIAVAEELQSQADAQAVIADDATKKAAQLAAQLYRNGGDDTALELFFAGSADNADELLSRLGTMDKVYQYNQTVHDNAVAARNSAQSLTDQANVARTERDRLQKIAEQKMIEAQAAADAAQAALDEQSANLATMQAQLAALKDATATTVAGYQEGVRVAEEERKRREAEEAAKAAAGNDNGAGGGGGGGGGGGGTAGTGGWVRPHGGHRSAGYGPRPKPCAACSGWHYGVDLANGCGAAIYAAQSGTVDYAGPRGNYGNYIRIQHGGGVSSGYAHIRDGGFAVRNGAWVNSGQVIAYAGNTGASVGCHLHFEVYLNGEYTNPISFLADRGISV; translated from the coding sequence GTGAACGACAAGCACTCTCCGACGGATGCTGCTGCGGCGGCATCCGACGACTGCGGCTGCGCGCCCACGCCCGCAGAGAGCCGCGCTTTCTGGAAGGACGGCGCGGTCAGCCGCCGCGGTGCCCTGACTCTCGGCGCGCTCAGCGTCGTCGCTCTCAGCGCATTCGGCGTCACCTCCGGTGTGAACGCCGCCTACGCCGCGTCGTACCCCAGCTGGGACGACGTGCAGAACGCCATGAACAACCAGTCCTCGAAGGCCGCGGAGGTGACGCGCATCGAGGGGCTCATCCAGTCGCTCACGCAGCGGGTCGCCGACGCGCAGGCCAAGGCCATCCTCGCGGGCGAGGAGTACAACACCGCCCAGCTGGCGTACTTCGACTCGATCGCCGTCGCCGAGGAGCTGCAGTCGCAGGCCGACGCTCAGGCCGTCATCGCCGACGACGCCACCAAGAAGGCTGCACAGCTCGCCGCCCAGCTGTACCGCAACGGCGGCGACGACACGGCGCTCGAGCTCTTCTTCGCCGGGTCCGCCGACAACGCCGACGAGCTGCTCTCGCGCCTCGGCACGATGGACAAGGTCTACCAGTACAACCAGACGGTGCACGACAACGCGGTCGCCGCGCGCAACTCCGCGCAGTCGCTGACCGATCAGGCCAACGTCGCCCGCACCGAGCGCGACCGTCTGCAGAAGATCGCCGAGCAGAAGATGATCGAGGCACAGGCCGCAGCGGATGCCGCGCAGGCCGCACTCGACGAGCAGTCGGCCAACCTCGCCACGATGCAGGCGCAGCTCGCCGCTCTGAAGGACGCCACGGCCACCACCGTGGCCGGCTACCAGGAGGGCGTGCGCGTCGCCGAGGAGGAGCGCAAGCGCCGCGAGGCCGAAGAGGCCGCCAAGGCTGCAGCGGGCAACGACAACGGTGCTGGTGGCGGCGGTGGCGGCGGCGGTGGCGGAGGCGGTACCGCCGGAACGGGCGGCTGGGTCCGCCCGCACGGTGGTCACCGCAGCGCCGGATACGGCCCGCGTCCCAAGCCCTGTGCGGCGTGCTCCGGCTGGCACTACGGCGTCGACCTCGCGAACGGCTGCGGGGCCGCGATCTACGCCGCGCAGTCCGGCACCGTCGATTACGCCGGCCCCCGAGGCAATTACGGCAACTACATCCGCATCCAGCACGGCGGGGGAGTCTCCTCGGGCTACGCGCACATCAGAGACGGCGGCTTCGCCGTCCGCAACGGCGCCTGGGTGAACTCCGGCCAGGTCATCGCCTACGCGGGCAACACCGGAGCATCCGTCGGCTGCCACCTGCACTTCGAGGTCTACCTCAACGGGGAGTACACGAACCCGATCTCGTTCCTCGCGGACCGCGGCATCTCGGTCTGA
- a CDS encoding tyrosine-type recombinase/integrase yields MEVVMGSVESYETARGKRYRVRYRRPDRTQTTKRGFTTKREADNYLATVEVSKMRGEWLDPSRSKVSVADVAAEWIAGQVQIKPSTLSGYRYTLDRHILPTWGNRRLVEIGHGEVQAWITTLAEGLAPSTVRQIYFVLAALMKYSVRDGRINRDPTDGVQMPRKRATDRGYLSHDQVASLAWECDGHADLIAFLAYTGLRWGEMAALKVSSIDFSRRRVDVKEALTDVRGTLVRGTPKTHERRSVPFPAFLETPLRARAAGKQPQESLFVSSRGLEMRNGNFRKRVFLPALKRLQERDAGFPTVTVHDLRHTAASLAISAGANVKAVQRMLGHASAAMTLDVYADLFDDDLDHVAGRLDEAASEGVAKMWSSPSPGQSKTPAM; encoded by the coding sequence GTGGAGGTCGTCATGGGATCAGTGGAATCGTACGAGACGGCGCGGGGAAAGCGATATCGGGTGAGGTATCGGCGTCCTGACCGGACGCAGACGACGAAGCGGGGCTTCACCACGAAGCGCGAGGCGGACAACTACCTCGCAACGGTCGAGGTGTCGAAGATGCGCGGGGAGTGGCTCGATCCGTCCCGCTCGAAGGTGAGTGTCGCAGACGTCGCCGCGGAGTGGATCGCCGGCCAAGTGCAGATAAAGCCAAGCACGCTCTCGGGGTATAGATACACGCTCGATCGCCATATCCTGCCAACGTGGGGGAACCGGCGGCTCGTCGAGATCGGTCACGGCGAGGTACAGGCGTGGATCACGACTCTGGCAGAGGGTTTGGCTCCGTCGACTGTGCGCCAGATCTACTTCGTTCTCGCGGCCCTCATGAAGTACTCCGTGAGGGATGGTCGGATTAATCGCGACCCGACCGATGGTGTGCAGATGCCGCGGAAGCGCGCGACCGACCGTGGGTACCTTTCCCACGACCAGGTGGCGTCTCTCGCGTGGGAGTGTGATGGACACGCGGATCTCATCGCCTTCCTCGCCTACACCGGGCTCCGGTGGGGAGAGATGGCTGCGCTAAAGGTCTCGTCGATCGACTTTTCCCGTAGGCGCGTCGACGTGAAGGAAGCTCTGACCGACGTGCGCGGAACGCTGGTGCGCGGAACACCGAAGACGCACGAGCGCCGCTCTGTGCCCTTCCCCGCGTTCCTGGAGACTCCGCTGCGCGCCCGAGCGGCAGGAAAGCAACCTCAGGAGTCTCTCTTCGTCTCTAGTCGCGGTCTGGAGATGCGCAACGGCAATTTCCGCAAACGGGTGTTTCTCCCGGCGCTCAAGCGTCTCCAGGAGCGTGATGCGGGCTTCCCTACAGTGACAGTGCATGATCTGCGTCACACGGCCGCGTCGCTCGCGATCTCCGCGGGGGCGAACGTCAAGGCTGTGCAGCGGATGCTCGGTCACGCATCGGCCGCGATGACCTTGGATGTGTATGCAGACCTGTTCGACGACGATCTTGACCACGTTGCTGGTCGTCTCGATGAGGCAGCCAGTGAAGGCGTGGCCAAAATGTGGTCAAGTCCGTCACCGGGGCAAAGCAAAACCCCCGCCATGTAG
- a CDS encoding IS3 family transposase (programmed frameshift), with product MPKAFPKELRNDVVAVARRGEAPISRIAKDFGVSESCLQRWLKIADVEDGIKPGVTQADAAELREARKRIRLLEQENEILRRAAAYLSQGVTPQMMFPLVHELAADRIPIAVTCRMLGFSKQAFFKWRADPVAQRDWDNAHLTNAAVDLHRDEPAFGYRFISDEIEAETGLRASERRVWRLCSEQRLWSVFSKKRGLNRKAGPPVHDDLVLRDFTATRPDQLWLTDITEHWTDEGKLYLCAIKDVHSNRIVGYSLDSRMTANLAVAALRNAVALRDPVGTTLHSDRGSQFRSRKFVELLREVGIIGSMGRVGACADNAAMESFFSLLQKNVLNKKRWHSRQELRLEIVTWIERTYHRRRRQRRLGRLTPIEFEIINSEAAHAA from the exons GTGCCCAAAGCATTCCCCAAGGAGTTACGAAACGATGTCGTCGCGGTCGCGCGGCGGGGTGAAGCCCCGATCAGCCGGATCGCGAAGGACTTCGGTGTCTCGGAGTCGTGCCTGCAACGGTGGCTCAAGATCGCGGACGTCGAAGACGGCATCAAGCCCGGCGTGACTCAGGCCGACGCGGCCGAGTTGCGGGAGGCGCGCAAACGCATTCGGTTGCTCGAGCAGGAGAATGAGATCCTGCGCCGTGCGGCCGCGTATCTGTCGCAGG GCGTCACTCCCCAAATGATGTTCCCGCTGGTCCACGAGTTGGCCGCTGATCGGATTCCGATCGCGGTGACCTGCCGGATGCTGGGTTTCAGCAAGCAAGCGTTCTTCAAATGGCGCGCCGACCCGGTCGCGCAACGGGACTGGGACAACGCCCACCTCACCAATGCGGCCGTCGATCTGCACCGAGACGAACCGGCGTTCGGGTATCGGTTCATCTCCGACGAGATCGAAGCCGAGACCGGTCTGAGGGCGTCGGAGCGGCGCGTGTGGCGGCTGTGCTCCGAGCAGCGCCTGTGGTCGGTGTTCTCGAAGAAACGCGGCCTGAACCGCAAGGCCGGGCCTCCCGTGCATGACGATCTCGTGCTTCGTGATTTCACCGCGACCCGGCCGGATCAGTTGTGGCTGACCGATATCACCGAGCATTGGACTGATGAGGGCAAGCTGTATCTTTGCGCGATCAAAGACGTCCATTCAAATCGGATCGTCGGCTACTCGCTCGACTCGCGGATGACCGCGAATCTCGCTGTCGCGGCGCTCCGCAACGCCGTTGCGCTCCGTGACCCGGTCGGGACGACGCTGCACTCGGATCGTGGGTCGCAGTTCCGGTCGCGGAAGTTCGTCGAGCTGCTCCGAGAAGTCGGGATCATTGGGTCGATGGGCAGGGTCGGAGCATGCGCGGACAACGCCGCGATGGAGTCGTTCTTCTCGCTACTGCAGAAGAACGTGCTCAACAAGAAGAGGTGGCATTCGCGGCAGGAACTCCGCCTCGAAATCGTGACCTGGATCGAGCGGACCTACCACCGCCGCAGGCGCCAACGCAGGCTCGGGCGGCTCACCCCCATCGAGTTCGAGATAATCAACTCAGAGGCCGCTCACGCGGCCTGA